In Methanobrevibacter thaueri, the genomic stretch GCGACACGCCCAATTGATGCTATCCAGCGTATCGCCTCAAGGGTGGAGCTTGGAGTGATTCCATCAATCGTCGATACAAGCATCTACATTGAAAACGGTAAGGTCACAAGCGTCTATGAAACCAAGATGACCGTGAAGGTTCCGACCGGAATGAAGGAGGCTGACCTTGCAAGGCCTGTCATTGAGGTTCTTGACTTTGAAACCGGGGAACTCAAAAACGAAATCTACACCTACGGTGAGCAGACCATTGTTATGGACATCAATCTGGTAAACGGAAGCTCATCCGAAGGCAGGCACAAGTCTTCCGTGGAAATAATCGCCGAAAAGGAAATTTTAAGGAAAATCAAAAAGATTCTGCCTAAAAAGGCGAAAGTCGATGTGGAGGTAATCTCCCCTGAAAGGGCAAATATATACATTCCTGAAGAGTTCGTTCCAAAAATAATCGGCAAGAACGGCAAGAGAATTGCTGAAATTGAGGAAAGCATTGGAATAAGCCTGGGGGTTGAGGTAATCGAGGATAAACCTATAAGCAAGACCCCATTTGAAGTGGACATACTTCACACCCGCAAGCAGCTGATCCTTCAGCTTGGACGTGACAACGGAAGGAAGAACTTTGATGTTTTAATCAATGGCGATTACCTGTTAACCGCAACCACCTCCAAAAAGGGAGAAATCAAGATTAAAAGAGGAATAGAGTTATCCGATTTCATCATTGAAGCACTTGAGATGGGATTGGAGATTACTGCTGTTCAAAAGATGTGATAACATGAAAATCGGAGCTTCAACATTAGCCGGAATTGATGACAGTTTGGAAAATGCACTTGAGTTCATTGAAGGTCTTGGCATTGATTACGCCGAAATAGTTCATCAATTTCCCACAGAACATATCAATCCGGAAACTTTAGAAAGTTACAGCCTAAAATACACAATCCATGCACCATTCATGGACGTAAATATCGCAAGCCCTCAAGATCAAAGCCGTCTGAATTCAATCGAGCAGGTGAAATCATCTATTGACCTCGCAAACAAAATAGATGCCGAGGCTGTAGTGATTCATCCGGGACTGATTTCATTTTTGGCAAACAAGTATTTCAGGAAAGAGGTTTTTGAAATTGCCAATGCATCCATGATTGAACTTGGAGCTTACGGTGATGATTTGGGTGTCTTGACCACATTTGAGAACATGCCCGCATTTGAAAGCATGATTTATGAAAACATGGATGAGCTGAATGAATTCCTCACCGACAACAACCTATACATGACATTGGATGTCGGCCATGCCAACCATGTGGGATATTCCGCAGACGACATGATTTTTGATTGCATTAAACACGTACATATGCATGATAATTTTGGTGATGATGACGCACACCTACCATTAGGTGAAGGCTCTATTGATTTAAAACGTGTAGTCAACAATCTAGAAAGCAAAAAATATGATGGCATCTACATACTCGAAGTAAATGATTACGATTCCATCAAAAAAAGTAATGAGTACATGAAGGAAAACTTCTAGAGAAGTTTCTTTTCCTTAATCTCTTTTTTAAAATAAAGGTATTTTGAATCTAAGACGTTCCTGATATCCTTAGCTGTTTTTTTACCTATTCCCTCAACTTCCTGCAAGTCATTTTCACTGGCATTGAGAATATTGCTTACGGTACCGAAATGCAAGAGCAGATTCTTTGCATTAACAGGACCTATATTAGGCAGGGACTCGACAATGAACAGTTGCTGCTCCATTAGACTGACAGGTTTCTTATCTGTTCTGATTTGAATAGGAGTCCTTTCACCGTTTTGCTCACGAACGGCAATTCTCTTAATCATTGCGGCGGTGTCCTGTGAATTCCTGGTTGGAATGATGCTTATGCCAAAGTCTATTGCAATGGAAGCCATTGATCCCCTGATTGCATTCGGATTAATCATCCCGGTGTATAAATCATCCCCCTCAAGAATCATTATAGGATGCTTGAACTCCTCGGACAATTCCTTGGCCTGCTTGAACAGTCTCTTGTCAACGATTGAGTCCACGAAGTCCTTGGCTGTTTTCCTCTCAATAGCCACCTCGTCACTTACCTGATAATCGGCAACGGCCATTGAGCGAACCTGTACATCGATCTCCATTTCTGTCAAATGCCTGATTACCTTGGAGTTTCCCTCACGTGAATCCGCATAGACTACCGGAAAGTCATTTTCCTTTTTAGGCCTGTCAACAACCTTGACCCTCTTTTCATTTTCCATCCTTTCAATGGCTGAGGCATTCAACTCCTCCAAAACGACAGGGTCAATCAATTGGTTTTTCATGCGGTCCTCTTTTCTAATGCTTGACCAGTAATAAGCCTCGTCTCGGGTTCCTTCAGTGATTAAAACCTTTACGCGACCTGTCCTTTTACGACCAGTTCTGCCACGCCTTTGAATCATTCTCACTTCTGAAGGAACAGGCTCATATAACACGACCAAATCAACGGCAGGGATGTCTATGCCCTCTTCAGCAACGCTTGTGGATAACAGCACGTCATACTCGCCCATTCTAAATGACTTGATAATGGCTTTCTGTTGCTTTTGGGTCAGTCCTTTTTTACCGTCTTTAGCGGCCTGACCAAAGAATTGCGCTGATTTTATTCCTTCCTTCTCGAGCTTTTGATGAATCATGTCAAGGGTGTCCCTATATTGGGTGAAGACTATTATCTTGGATGCTGATTCGTCGCTTTTATCTTCAAAACGTTCTGTGGTCAGCTTGCTTTGGCCATTATCACCCAATTCCTGTTTGAGTATTTTAGTAATCTCATGTAGCTTAGGATGTTCCAGACCACTCTTTTCGGCCTTTCTGGCCAGCTTGACCGCTCGTCCAAAATTATCATCAAGCATCAGTGACTTGGCGGCCTTGGTCTGTTTCTTGCGCAGCCTTCCGACATACCTGTTGAATGTATTGACACCCTGGGTCTCAATCAGCTCCTGGGCATGCTGAATGTTGATGACTGCAGTTAAGATGGAAATTGCATGGAAGAGCTCCTTATCCGGATTGGTTGACCTTGCAATCTCTCCTTGAATGCGGCCTCTTGCCTTCAGTATATCAACCTTATTTACGGAAACGGTCTTGATGACGCCCATATTCTTTAGGGCCTTGAGCCTTACCTTCAGTGATTTGTCAATATATTCCTTGATTTTGGCAAGTTCAGTGCCCATCTTCACCTTAACCCATTCGATTTCAACAGGGTTGAAGTATGGCTTCACGTCAACATCGTCCTCTGTCTTGACGACAATGTTTTGGATGTAAAGGTTTTCGCACACTTCCTTGATTTTATACTTATCGGAACCTGGTGAAGCTGTCAAACCTAAAATTAAGTTAAAATTGGATTCCTGAACATATCTTGATGCCAGATAGACATATGAATAGGACCCGACACCGTGATGGCATTCGTCGAAAACGATTAGGGAAACGTTGCTCAAATCATATCTGCCGTTCAGCAAGTCTGATTCCACGGTTTGTGGAGTGGCGGATATTATCCTTGACTCTTCCCATCTCTTGATTCTCTCATCGGTCTTGACGGCACCTGTTATTGATGTGCAGGGAAGGGTTATGAATTCCTTAAAGCTTTCCTCATGCTGTATTGCCAATGGCTTTGATGGAGCCAAAACCAGCACCTTTGAGTTTTTTACCTTATTCAATCTGTCGGCAGCCACAAGGATGGCCACGATTGTCTTACCTAAAGCGGTCGGTGCAACAACCATGGTGTTTCCCTTCTTCAAGACGTCCCCCGCAAGAATCTGCTGATATAATCTTGATTCGATTGCATCCTTTTTCAACAGTGGATGATTAATGTAGCTTGCCATATTCTAAACCCTTAAACTTTATATTTTAATATTAAACTTAAGTCTTATTAATATGTTGAGAGAGAGCATTTGAAAAGTAATAAAAATAGAAAATGGATTATAATTCAAAAATCACTGATTTGAATTTGGTGGCCGCTTCGCCAATGGCTATCACCATTTCACAATCCAAGTTTAATGCCTTTATCAGACCATCACGAACTTCCTCTTGTGAAGCGCCCAATGTTCCGGTTTTCTTGAAGTCGCTGATATGGTTCAGGAAAATCCTGTCGTTCAGCTTAGGATTGTCCTCCAGCTTCTCGATGGCAATCTTGTGGGACGCCACTGATGCCGGGACGATGAATTTTGAGAACTTCAAGACGCTGTTGAATATGCCTAAATCTCCAGGATAGCCTGATTCGGACGATACAGTAATGACAGTGGTAAAGTCTCCGAATAGCTTCTTGAATTCCTTCAATACGGTTTCAACGCCTGCAGGATTATGGGCATAATCGACAAAGATGTCCTTGCCCTTCACTTTTGCAACCTCTTCCATTCTTCCGCTCACGCCGGTGAAGCTTGCAACTGAAGGCAAAATCTTGTCATAAGGCAAATCCAGAAACTTGTGTGCCGCTATTATGACACCTATCAGATTGTAAACATTATGAAGACCGTCCACGCCCATCTTCACGGTAAGTTTCTCATCGGGAGTGTGCAAGTCGAATGTTCTGTTTTTCAAATCCACATTTGTTGCAATATAGTCCACCTGCGGAGTGGTTATTCCACATTGGCAGAAGTAGTAGCCGCAGCCTGAAATTATTTCCTTAACGGCGATTTCCCTTCCGCAGACACATTCCTTCATTCCGACTGAATCTGGCAACTCATCGACACCGAAGGTTATGACCTCGCCCTTATAGTCCAGTTCACGCAGCAATCCCATGATTGTAGGGTCCTGACCGTTTACAATCAGTGTCTTGCCGTCCAGTTCCTTAATGAATTCGGCTTTAACATTAGCATAATCCATGAAGCTTCCAAGGTCGTTCAGGTGGTCGGGTGTGATGTTTGTGATTACCCCTCCGGTCATGGAAGTGTTCTTGACAACCCTTCCGACTGTTCCGGGAACGCCGAATGTTCCGACTTCCAATATTCCAACATCACCGTCCAATCTGGATTGAAGGATTGGGATGAACTCCGCATTGCCCTGCATGCCTTCAAGGTCATGTTCGCATGGCTTTATTCCATTGTCGTAGGCTATCTTTTTAAGCAATGTTGTTGAGGTTGTCTTGCCGTTTGTGCCTGTAATTCCAAATACCGGCTTTTCCGGCTTGATCATTTCAATAATATCATATAATTCTAAAATCGGCTTGTCACAGTTTTTCAATACGTCAGAATCCTTTGGCAGGCTTGCCGGTGGGATAATGTAATCTGATTTTTTAAAGAACGCTTCAGGAGTCTTTCCATAGAACACGTCTATGTCATATCCTTCCAGGGATTTTGCGAAACGGCAATCTTTTTTAAATGACAAATCGGTTCCTATTACGTTGTATCCTCTTTGCTTCAGTATCCTTGCTATTAAATTTCCGTTTGCTCCGCAAACTCCAATAACCCCAAAGGTGTCATTTTTATTCATATTTTTTGCTCCCCTTTTCAAGCCCTTTCATGATCTTGTCGACTGTGGTTAGCCTGTCGTATGCTATAAGAGGACCCATGTGCAGTATTATGTCTCCAGGCTTGGAGTACTTGAAGGTCTCTTCAGCGGCGATTTCAATGTTTTCGACAGCGACCTTCTCGATTTTCGGATTTGTTATGGCGTCAAGTATTTCCTGAGCCGCTTCCATCTCCACTTCCTGTGTCACCTCATTGAATCCGCTTGCAATTACTGTCTTGATGTCATAGTTGCTGACCAGTTCACCAACCTCCGCCTTGTCTCTGACGGACAGTGTGTCGAAATGGTCAAGGAATAAAACCACACTTTCGTCCTTGAAGTAGTCAAGGGTGATTTTCATTCCATCATATAAGAATGCTGAGTCTAAGATTACCTTTCTTCCATTATAGTTGCCCACATCCTCCATGTGTGCAGGCAAGCCCTTAAACTCTGTTAATGCGTCAATAATATCTTCCTTTTTAACCCCGTAAGTCAATGCCACAGCACTTGCCGCCACTGAATTTTCGAAAAAGTAGCTCATCATGTGGAACGGGGTGGTGAAGGAATCGTCTTCATATTCAATGGTCAATGACTTGTCGCCGACAGTGCCCTTGAAATCGACATCCTCATCCAATGCGTAATACAGGGCATCACCCCTTTTGGGAGCGATGATGTCACGACATGAATTGTTTGCGATGAATGTCTCGCTCATGGCCTCAAGGACAAGCTTGCGTTGCTGGTACAATTCAAGTGAACCGCCGAATTCGGACAGGTGGTCCTCAGCAACATTTGTTAAAAGGCCCATCTTAATGTTCAGTCTGTTTAAAAGACCGATTGTTCCATGAGGAAGTTCAAAAATAGCTATGTCACAATCCTGTGCCTTTCCTTTAACTATCCCATCAATGATTGCTTCTGAAACCAAATTATTCACCAGGGATGAGCAGGACCATACGTTATATCCGGCCTGCTTGAACAGGCTTGTTGTGATAAATGTGGTTGTGGTCTTTCCCATGGTTCCTGTGATGCCTATGATGTCAACAGGAATCAAATCGTTAACCATCTTGGAGAATTCCTCGTTAGTCAGGACTTTTAAATCTGAATCCTTGATTTTTTGAGCGATTGGAGCGGTTTCAGGTAGAGTAGGAGGCATGTAAACGGCTTCAAACCCTTCAACTGAAGGGTCCTTATTGGCCATGTCTAACTTAACGCCTTCCTTTTCCATTTCAATTAAACTTCTTTGAAACTCTATCTTGAACTCTGAAATATCTTTTAAATCAGTTATTACAACGCTATGGCCCAAATAATTAAGCAATCTTGCAACAGGCCTACTAGCATTTCCTGCACCAACAACTAAATAATTCATAAAAAAGCCTTCCTAACAATTCCTAAATATAATATAGTTTTCATTAAATTTAAAGTTTAATTTTTGAAAAAAAGAAATAATAGAAAAACTATTCGAATTGAATAAGATTTTCTACATCGTTGTAGACAACATCAAGTCCGCACATTGACGGAACATAGTTTGCTGCCTTTGCTGAATTCACACCGATGACTTCAAAGCCCATCTCTTCAATAGGAGCCACAACCATACATGTGTCACATACAACGTTTCCGCCTGCGCTTTCGATTATCTGGGTGTAGCCCATTCTGTCAGCTGTTGCCTTGACGCTGACTGATGTGCAAATCCATAATTTATTTTTAATGGTTTTTCCTTGAACGATAGTTGCCACTTGCTTAATTTCCTCAAGTGATGCATGAGGACATCCGAGACAAATCAAATCAGGTGTCTTGTCGGTGGTTGTTAATTTTTGACGGGTTTCATTGATTTCCTTCTCGCCAATGAACATCAAGTCTTCAACATCCGCCTCACCGGCAATGTCAAATTCAGGGGTTACGTTCTCAACATGATAGAGAGCCACTGAACCTGAGGATGCAAGCGCTGCACCAAGTGTCTTTAAATCGTTGTTGTTTGGAGTGTTCTGTAGCTTGAAGTATGGTACGCCACTGCCGACAGCTTTACCGATAATGTAACCCAAAGCACCGAAATCAGCGCCTTTTAACTCGGTAGACACATTAACAACAAGATTAGCCTTTCTGTTTTGCTCCAGATGGAATCCATATAAAGGAGTTTTACCAACAATGGCCGCTGCAAGTGCCGCAGGACCTCCTTCACGATTGGTACGAGCTCCAATTACGGAATTGACATAAGCAACAGCAGATGATTCGGACCATGAAACATGATCCCTGAATCTTGGAACATTACCAACCAAATAAGGAGTGCAAGTACAGGTTTTTGCAATTCCAAGATTTGCATATGCGTCCACAATCTTGTTTTGCTTGATTGCAAAATACTCAGGAAATCCCAATTCCTCCCAATTGTCCAAGTCGGTTCCCGGAGGATTTAGTGAAGCGTTGATTGTCGCTTTTCCAGAGTCGTCTTGAGCCAAATCTTCAAGATATTCTAAACCAGCATCTCCAATTGTCTTATAAGAAACACCAGATACTTGTGCTGAGGTAATGTCAACCAGTTTGGAAGCTCCGTAAATGTCACCCAAGGCGACAAGGATGTCCATACTTTTTCTTATGGTTTCCCCGTATTCCCCATC encodes the following:
- a CDS encoding sugar phosphate isomerase/epimerase family protein codes for the protein MKIGASTLAGIDDSLENALEFIEGLGIDYAEIVHQFPTEHINPETLESYSLKYTIHAPFMDVNIASPQDQSRLNSIEQVKSSIDLANKIDAEAVVIHPGLISFLANKYFRKEVFEIANASMIELGAYGDDLGVLTTFENMPAFESMIYENMDELNEFLTDNNLYMTLDVGHANHVGYSADDMIFDCIKHVHMHDNFGDDDAHLPLGEGSIDLKRVVNNLESKKYDGIYILEVNDYDSIKKSNEYMKENF
- a CDS encoding DEAD/DEAH box helicase translates to MASYINHPLLKKDAIESRLYQQILAGDVLKKGNTMVVAPTALGKTIVAILVAADRLNKVKNSKVLVLAPSKPLAIQHEESFKEFITLPCTSITGAVKTDERIKRWEESRIISATPQTVESDLLNGRYDLSNVSLIVFDECHHGVGSYSYVYLASRYVQESNFNLILGLTASPGSDKYKIKEVCENLYIQNIVVKTEDDVDVKPYFNPVEIEWVKVKMGTELAKIKEYIDKSLKVRLKALKNMGVIKTVSVNKVDILKARGRIQGEIARSTNPDKELFHAISILTAVINIQHAQELIETQGVNTFNRYVGRLRKKQTKAAKSLMLDDNFGRAVKLARKAEKSGLEHPKLHEITKILKQELGDNGQSKLTTERFEDKSDESASKIIVFTQYRDTLDMIHQKLEKEGIKSAQFFGQAAKDGKKGLTQKQQKAIIKSFRMGEYDVLLSTSVAEEGIDIPAVDLVVLYEPVPSEVRMIQRRGRTGRKRTGRVKVLITEGTRDEAYYWSSIRKEDRMKNQLIDPVVLEELNASAIERMENEKRVKVVDRPKKENDFPVVYADSREGNSKVIRHLTEMEIDVQVRSMAVADYQVSDEVAIERKTAKDFVDSIVDKRLFKQAKELSEEFKHPIMILEGDDLYTGMINPNAIRGSMASIAIDFGISIIPTRNSQDTAAMIKRIAVREQNGERTPIQIRTDKKPVSLMEQQLFIVESLPNIGPVNAKNLLLHFGTVSNILNASENDLQEVEGIGKKTAKDIRNVLDSKYLYFKKEIKEKKLL
- a CDS encoding Mur ligase family protein, translated to MNKNDTFGVIGVCGANGNLIARILKQRGYNVIGTDLSFKKDCRFAKSLEGYDIDVFYGKTPEAFFKKSDYIIPPASLPKDSDVLKNCDKPILELYDIIEMIKPEKPVFGITGTNGKTTSTTLLKKIAYDNGIKPCEHDLEGMQGNAEFIPILQSRLDGDVGILEVGTFGVPGTVGRVVKNTSMTGGVITNITPDHLNDLGSFMDYANVKAEFIKELDGKTLIVNGQDPTIMGLLRELDYKGEVITFGVDELPDSVGMKECVCGREIAVKEIISGCGYYFCQCGITTPQVDYIATNVDLKNRTFDLHTPDEKLTVKMGVDGLHNVYNLIGVIIAAHKFLDLPYDKILPSVASFTGVSGRMEEVAKVKGKDIFVDYAHNPAGVETVLKEFKKLFGDFTTVITVSSESGYPGDLGIFNSVLKFSKFIVPASVASHKIAIEKLEDNPKLNDRIFLNHISDFKKTGTLGASQEEVRDGLIKALNLDCEMVIAIGEAATKFKSVIFEL
- a CDS encoding Mur ligase family protein, translated to MNYLVVGAGNASRPVARLLNYLGHSVVITDLKDISEFKIEFQRSLIEMEKEGVKLDMANKDPSVEGFEAVYMPPTLPETAPIAQKIKDSDLKVLTNEEFSKMVNDLIPVDIIGITGTMGKTTTTFITTSLFKQAGYNVWSCSSLVNNLVSEAIIDGIVKGKAQDCDIAIFELPHGTIGLLNRLNIKMGLLTNVAEDHLSEFGGSLELYQQRKLVLEAMSETFIANNSCRDIIAPKRGDALYYALDEDVDFKGTVGDKSLTIEYEDDSFTTPFHMMSYFFENSVAASAVALTYGVKKEDIIDALTEFKGLPAHMEDVGNYNGRKVILDSAFLYDGMKITLDYFKDESVVLFLDHFDTLSVRDKAEVGELVSNYDIKTVIASGFNEVTQEVEMEAAQEILDAITNPKIEKVAVENIEIAAEETFKYSKPGDIILHMGPLIAYDRLTTVDKIMKGLEKGSKKYE
- a CDS encoding aconitase X catalytic domain-containing protein translates to MFLTKKEQEMCDGEYGETIRKSMDILVALGDIYGASKLVDITSAQVSGVSYKTIGDAGLEYLEDLAQDDSGKATINASLNPPGTDLDNWEELGFPEYFAIKQNKIVDAYANLGIAKTCTCTPYLVGNVPRFRDHVSWSESSAVAYVNSVIGARTNREGGPAALAAAIVGKTPLYGFHLEQNRKANLVVNVSTELKGADFGALGYIIGKAVGSGVPYFKLQNTPNNNDLKTLGAALASSGSVALYHVENVTPEFDIAGEADVEDLMFIGEKEINETRQKLTTTDKTPDLICLGCPHASLEEIKQVATIVQGKTIKNKLWICTSVSVKATADRMGYTQIIESAGGNVVCDTCMVVAPIEEMGFEVIGVNSAKAANYVPSMCGLDVVYNDVENLIQFE